The DNA region TAGGCGGGTCAACAACGAAAAGCATTTATAACTACGACGACGTACAGACGACATACAACTTTTTAAAGCTGCCGACACAGGTAAAACGTTTACACTATCTTAAGAATGCAGGGGGAACGGCAGCAACGCTGACGCTGACCGAGACGAATTACATCAATTATGACCATATGGGCCGTAAGCGCCGCACCCAGCACCAGATGCGCGACGGCAGCAATGCTTCGCAAACGACAATACCATTGGTGCAAAGCGATTATAACGAGATTGGCCAGTTAAAAGTAAAGCACGTTCATTCGATTAATAATGGTACAAACTGGCTGCAAAACATCGACTACCGGTACAATCCGCGGGGCTGGCTGAGCAACATCAATAACGCGAACCTGACCGCCGACGGCGGGATAACCAGCAGCGATACGAACGACCAGTTTGGCGAAGAGTTAAGTTACGAGGATGCGACATCGGCCAGCCGGCAATATAATGGCAATATCGCCACGGTACAATGGAAATCGGCACCTTATGTAGCGGGAGGGACAACAGTAACACCGGTAAAACAGACGTATGACTATGGCTATGACCACCTGAACAGGCTGCGGGCCGCGGTATCCACCAGCAGTACAGCGAAGGATAACTTTTACGGCGAAAACGTAACGTATGACAATATGGGTAATATCAGCAGCCTGGGCAGATATGATAACATAGGCGGTACCAAAACGCAGATAGATACTTTAACCTATACGTACAGCTTTTACCGGGTGAACCAGGTAGACGATGCCTCCCCCTATACCGGTACCGCCGGTTTTACCGAACTGGTAAAGCAGGCGAGTGAATACATCTATGACGGCAACGGGAACCAGCTGCGCGACCAGAACAAGGGGATCAGCGGAATAACCTATAACCTGCTGAACCTGCCGCAAACGATCACCAAAAACGACGGCAGCACAGTAGTTTATGTATACAGCGCAGGGGGCAATAAACTCAGAAAACTGTACACGGCAGGCGGGATAACCACGACAACGGAATATGATAACGGGATAGAGTATGACAACAGCGTTACCAATGTAGCGTTTATCCAGACAGAAGAAGGCCGGGCCAGGCACAGCGGAACAAGCTACACCTATGAATATGACCTGAAAGACCACCTGGGCAACACCAGGGTAACCCTAACCCCTGACCCCAATGACCCAACCCAGCAAACGGCGAAGATACTGCAGGAGAATGATTACTATGCTTTCGGGTACGGGATCCAGTCGTTGCAGCAATCTGTGCCGTCTCCAAAAAATGAGTATCTTTATAATCACAAAGAGCTGCAGGAAGAGACGGGCTTGTATGATTATGGCGCGCGGTTTTATGATCCTGTGATTGGGAGGTGGACGAGTGTTGACAAGTTAGCAGAGCATGATGATCAAATTGATAAATCGCCATATGCATATGTTTGGGATAATCCAATTGTGCACGACGACCCAGATGGCAATTGTCCAATATGTATCCCAATAATTGTTGCTGCAGTAGAAGCTTTAACCACAGAACAGGTTGTCGGTGGTTTGATATTTGTTGCAGGGGGGACCTATATTACAAGTAAGATAATTGATCATTCTTCAAATCGATCAGTTTTCGATAGGCCAGTATTTTCAAACGATAATACAAGGATTACCAATAGTATACCTAAAATAACGCCTTCAATTGTCAAGAATAACAAATCGGATACTAAGATTGATAGCCAAACTTCAAAGAAGAAAGATAACACTTATGATAGAGTTAACCCAAGAAAAAGTACAAAAGAACAGGTTAAAGCAAATCAACCACGTAATGATGCTGGCGAAATGCTTGATCCTAATACAGGCCAGGTTATCGACGAGAATTCAATGGATTTAGGCCATATTTACGGCCAGGAATGGAGAACGAGGAAAAAAATGCATCAAGAAAATGGCAGTACAAGGAAGCAAGTGATTGAAGCTGAAAATGATCCTTCTCTTTATCAATATGAAGATAGGAAATCAAATAGAAGTCACAAAAATGAAAAAAAACAAACAAATGGCTCACAATAAAATACCGGATGATATAATCCGAGCGATATACAGTGGAAACACGAAACATGTTATAAACTGGATGAATAATGATAATATTAACAATGTAGACTCTGATAATCGATCAATAATATTCCATGCGGTGATCTCTGGTTTATTTGACTTGGTCTCATTAATATTGTCTGAAAACGTTGCAATAAATATCAAGGACAAAAAAGGCTGGTATCCTATTCATTATGCCGTTCAAGGCTATTTTGTTGAGATAACAGCGCTATTAATTGACAAAGGGGCTGAAATAGATGTTAAAGATGATTTTGGAAATACTCCACTTTGGCGTGCTGTTTTCGCTTCTCAGGGTAGAGGAGAGATAATAAAGCTATTGCTTTCAAAAGGCGCAGATTCAAAAAAAGAAAATTCTTCAGGTATAAGTCCATTATCTTTAGC from Mucilaginibacter sp. SJ includes:
- a CDS encoding DUF6443 domain-containing protein; this translates as MHFYHKPYRKGILAAALMLLGMTALHAQTNYIKTRTPNRAITRNGKLDTLSTNRDSVQTTIQYIDGLGRPLQTVQRQASPTFKDIVQPFAYDQYGREAFKYLPYATTATGDGSYKTDALTAGAGVAKFYHPAGSTGTQQTNGIPNTLFPYAQTGFEASPLNRVIEQGAPGAAWQIGATPDAGSSSHSSRIVYTTNDQTAFSTTNITTNNGSRRVMIYRAIINANQSRALSRGVNSTVEYYTGGQLYVTISRNENWQPGEGCFGTTEEYKDKEGHVIVKRTYNLKKTYSGGVETQTAEMLSTYYVYDDLGNLCFVVPPAANPDVISSAQSQSTIDYRCYQYRYDERNRLVQKKIPGKGWEYIIYNKLDQPVATQDSVQRMKTAGQQWTITKYDAMGRVVLTGIYQQSGTTAGVDYHASLQAIADTTGAQWETRLSASNGYTANTWPKNWLTTLSLNYYDSYQGIPGFPAAYNQTSNAAYSRQTTGLLTASKTLVLNSTDTLWTVPYYDDEGKTVRTFSQHYVGGSTTKSIYNYDDVQTTYNFLKLPTQVKRLHYLKNAGGTAATLTLTETNYINYDHMGRKRRTQHQMRDGSNASQTTIPLVQSDYNEIGQLKVKHVHSINNGTNWLQNIDYRYNPRGWLSNINNANLTADGGITSSDTNDQFGEELSYEDATSASRQYNGNIATVQWKSAPYVAGGTTVTPVKQTYDYGYDHLNRLRAAVSTSSTAKDNFYGENVTYDNMGNISSLGRYDNIGGTKTQIDTLTYTYSFYRVNQVDDASPYTGTAGFTELVKQASEYIYDGNGNQLRDQNKGISGITYNLLNLPQTITKNDGSTVVYVYSAGGNKLRKLYTAGGITTTTEYDNGIEYDNSVTNVAFIQTEEGRARHSGTSYTYEYDLKDHLGNTRVTLTPDPNDPTQQTAKILQENDYYAFGYGIQSLQQSVPSPKNEYLYNHKELQEETGLYDYGARFYDPVIGRWTSVDKLAEHDDQIDKSPYAYVWDNPIVHDDPDGNCPICIPIIVAAVEALTTEQVVGGLIFVAGGTYITSKIIDHSSNRSVFDRPVFSNDNTRITNSIPKITPSIVKNNKSDTKIDSQTSKKKDNTYDRVNPRKSTKEQVKANQPRNDAGEMLDPNTGQVIDENSMDLGHIYGQEWRTRKKMHQENGSTRKQVIEAENDPSLYQYEDRKSNRSHKNEKKQTNGSQ
- a CDS encoding ankyrin repeat domain-containing protein, with protein sequence MKKNKQMAHNKIPDDIIRAIYSGNTKHVINWMNNDNINNVDSDNRSIIFHAVISGLFDLVSLILSENVAINIKDKKGWYPIHYAVQGYFVEITALLIDKGAEIDVKDDFGNTPLWRAVFASQGRGEIIKLLLSKGADSKKENSSGISPLSLAEKISNYDIKQFF